In one Elephas maximus indicus isolate mEleMax1 chromosome 9, mEleMax1 primary haplotype, whole genome shotgun sequence genomic region, the following are encoded:
- the PMPCA gene encoding mitochondrial-processing peptidase subunit alpha isoform X1 yields the protein MAALLLAATRLLRGSGSWGRSRLRFGPSSYRQFSSGGAYPSIPLSSPLPGVPKPVFATVDGQEKFETKVTTLDNGLRVASQNKFGQFCTVGILINSGSRYEAKYLSGIAHFLEKLAFSSTARFGSKDEILLTLEKHGGICDCQTSRDTTMYAVSADAKGLDTVVGLLADVVLQPRLTDEELEMTRMAVQFELEDLNRRPDPEPLLTEMIHEAAYRENTVGLHRFCPPENIAQIDQQVLHSYLRDYYTPDRMVLAGVGIEHQRLVDCAQKYLLGTRPAWGDKKAVDVDRSVAQYTGGIVKLERDMSNASLGPTPIPELTHVMVGLESCSFLEEDFIPFAVLNMMMGGGGSFSAGGPGKGMFTRLYLNVLNRHHWMYNATSYHHSYEDTGLLCIHASADPRQVREMVEIITKEFILMGGAVDVVELERAKTQLTSMLMMNLESRPVIFEDVGRQVLATQARKLPHELCALISNVTAEDIKRVSSKMLRGKPAVAALGDLSDLPTYEHIQAALSSRDGRLPRMYRLFR from the exons ATGGCGGCGCTGTTGCTGGCGGCGACGCGGCTGCTGCGAGGGTCGGGTTCTTGGGGCCGCTCGCGGCTGAG GTTTGGACCCTCTTCATACAGGCAGTTCAGTAGCGGCGGTGCCTATCCCAGTATCCCCCTCTCTTCTCCCTTACCCGGCGTACCCAAGCCTGTTTTTGCTACAGTTGATGGACAGGAAAAGTTTGAAACCAAAGTTACCACCCTGGATAACGGGCTTCGTGTGGCATCCCAAAATAAGTTTGGGCAGTTTTGTACCGTAGGAA TTCTTATTAATTCAGGATCAAGATATGAAGCAAAATATCTGAGCGGAATTGCTCACTTTCTGGAGAAACTGGCATTTTCG TCTACTGCTCGATTTGGCAGCAAGGATGAAATTCTGCTCACCTTGGAGAAGCATGGGGGTATCTGTGACTGCCAGACGTCAAG GGACACCACCATGTATGCGGTGTCTGCTGACGCCAAGGGCTTGGACACTGTAGTGGGCTTGCTGGCAGACGTGGTCCTGCAGCCTAGGTTGACAG ATGAAGAGCTGGAGATGACGCGGATGGCTGTGCAGTTTGAGCTGGAGGACCTCAACAGGAGGCCGGACCCAGAGCCGCTGCTCACCGAGATGATTCACGAA GCTGCTTACCGGGAAAACACAGTGGGCCTGCACCGCTTCTGTCCCCCAGAAAATATCGCACAGATCGACCAGCAGGTCTTGCACTCCTACCTGCGGGACTACTACACGCCTGACCGCATGGTGCTGGCTGGGGTGGGCATCGAGCACCAGCGTCTGGTCGACTGTGCCCAGAAATACCTCCTGGGCACCCGGCCGGCTTGGGGGGACAAGAAGGCTGTGGACGTTGATAGATCGGTGGCGCAGTACACTGGGGGCATCGTCAAG CTGGAACGAGACATGTCCAATGCCAGCCTGGGCCCCACCCCGATCCCGGAGCTCACGCACGTCATGGTGGGCCTGGAGAGCTGCTCCTTTCTG GAGGAAGATTTCATCCCTTTCGCGGTGCTCAACATGATGATGGGAGGGGGCGGCTCCTTCTCAGCTGGCGGGCCTGGGAAGGGCATGTTCACCAGGCTCTACCTCAACGTGCTCAACAG GCACCACTGGATGTACAACGCCACGTCCTATCACCACAGCTATGAGGACACGGGCCTCCTGTGCATCCATGCCAGTGCCGACCCTAGACAG GTTCGAGAAATGGTGGAGATCATCACGAAGGAATTTATCTTAATGGGCGGAGCTGTGGACGTG GTGGAGCTGGAGCGAGCCAAGACACAGCTGACGTCCATGCTCATGATGAACCTGGAGTCCCGGCCTGTGATCTTCGAGGACGTTGGGAGGCAGGTGCTGGCGACCCAGGCCAGAAAGCTGCCCCACGAGCTGTGTGCCCTCATCA GTAATGTGACGGCAGAGGACATCAAGAGAGTGTCTTCTAAGATGCTCCGCGGGAAGCCCGCTGTGGCCGCGCTGGGCGACCTGAGCGACCTGCCAACATACGAGCACATCCAGGCGGCCCTGTCCAGCCGCGACGGGCGCCTGCCGAGGATGTACCGGCTCTTCCGGTAG
- the PMPCA gene encoding mitochondrial-processing peptidase subunit alpha isoform X2: MAPSRGGGARRFGPSSYRQFSSGGAYPSIPLSSPLPGVPKPVFATVDGQEKFETKVTTLDNGLRVASQNKFGQFCTVGILINSGSRYEAKYLSGIAHFLEKLAFSSTARFGSKDEILLTLEKHGGICDCQTSRDTTMYAVSADAKGLDTVVGLLADVVLQPRLTDEELEMTRMAVQFELEDLNRRPDPEPLLTEMIHEAAYRENTVGLHRFCPPENIAQIDQQVLHSYLRDYYTPDRMVLAGVGIEHQRLVDCAQKYLLGTRPAWGDKKAVDVDRSVAQYTGGIVKLERDMSNASLGPTPIPELTHVMVGLESCSFLEEDFIPFAVLNMMMGGGGSFSAGGPGKGMFTRLYLNVLNRHHWMYNATSYHHSYEDTGLLCIHASADPRQVREMVEIITKEFILMGGAVDVVELERAKTQLTSMLMMNLESRPVIFEDVGRQVLATQARKLPHELCALISNVTAEDIKRVSSKMLRGKPAVAALGDLSDLPTYEHIQAALSSRDGRLPRMYRLFR, translated from the exons ATGGCACCTAGTCGGGGAGGGGGTGCTAGGAG GTTTGGACCCTCTTCATACAGGCAGTTCAGTAGCGGCGGTGCCTATCCCAGTATCCCCCTCTCTTCTCCCTTACCCGGCGTACCCAAGCCTGTTTTTGCTACAGTTGATGGACAGGAAAAGTTTGAAACCAAAGTTACCACCCTGGATAACGGGCTTCGTGTGGCATCCCAAAATAAGTTTGGGCAGTTTTGTACCGTAGGAA TTCTTATTAATTCAGGATCAAGATATGAAGCAAAATATCTGAGCGGAATTGCTCACTTTCTGGAGAAACTGGCATTTTCG TCTACTGCTCGATTTGGCAGCAAGGATGAAATTCTGCTCACCTTGGAGAAGCATGGGGGTATCTGTGACTGCCAGACGTCAAG GGACACCACCATGTATGCGGTGTCTGCTGACGCCAAGGGCTTGGACACTGTAGTGGGCTTGCTGGCAGACGTGGTCCTGCAGCCTAGGTTGACAG ATGAAGAGCTGGAGATGACGCGGATGGCTGTGCAGTTTGAGCTGGAGGACCTCAACAGGAGGCCGGACCCAGAGCCGCTGCTCACCGAGATGATTCACGAA GCTGCTTACCGGGAAAACACAGTGGGCCTGCACCGCTTCTGTCCCCCAGAAAATATCGCACAGATCGACCAGCAGGTCTTGCACTCCTACCTGCGGGACTACTACACGCCTGACCGCATGGTGCTGGCTGGGGTGGGCATCGAGCACCAGCGTCTGGTCGACTGTGCCCAGAAATACCTCCTGGGCACCCGGCCGGCTTGGGGGGACAAGAAGGCTGTGGACGTTGATAGATCGGTGGCGCAGTACACTGGGGGCATCGTCAAG CTGGAACGAGACATGTCCAATGCCAGCCTGGGCCCCACCCCGATCCCGGAGCTCACGCACGTCATGGTGGGCCTGGAGAGCTGCTCCTTTCTG GAGGAAGATTTCATCCCTTTCGCGGTGCTCAACATGATGATGGGAGGGGGCGGCTCCTTCTCAGCTGGCGGGCCTGGGAAGGGCATGTTCACCAGGCTCTACCTCAACGTGCTCAACAG GCACCACTGGATGTACAACGCCACGTCCTATCACCACAGCTATGAGGACACGGGCCTCCTGTGCATCCATGCCAGTGCCGACCCTAGACAG GTTCGAGAAATGGTGGAGATCATCACGAAGGAATTTATCTTAATGGGCGGAGCTGTGGACGTG GTGGAGCTGGAGCGAGCCAAGACACAGCTGACGTCCATGCTCATGATGAACCTGGAGTCCCGGCCTGTGATCTTCGAGGACGTTGGGAGGCAGGTGCTGGCGACCCAGGCCAGAAAGCTGCCCCACGAGCTGTGTGCCCTCATCA GTAATGTGACGGCAGAGGACATCAAGAGAGTGTCTTCTAAGATGCTCCGCGGGAAGCCCGCTGTGGCCGCGCTGGGCGACCTGAGCGACCTGCCAACATACGAGCACATCCAGGCGGCCCTGTCCAGCCGCGACGGGCGCCTGCCGAGGATGTACCGGCTCTTCCGGTAG